The following are encoded in a window of Mycobacterium vicinigordonae genomic DNA:
- the glp gene encoding gephyrin-like molybdotransferase Glp — translation MRSVEEQQARISAAAVAPRPIKVAIAEAQGLLCAEEVVTERPLPGFDQAAIDGYAVRSVDVLGVGDSGPVEVAFGGDGGEIAAEGREVVTLPVMGTIEAGARTPSRLQPRQAARVQTGAPLPTLADAVLPLRWTDGGMNRVRILRGAPSGAYVRRAGDDVQPGDVAVRSGTIIGAAQVGLLAAVGRERVLVHPRPRVSVMAVGGELVDISRNPGNGQVYDVNSYALAAAARDAGAEVNRVGIVSNDPKELGQVVEGQLNRAEVLVIAGGVGGAAAEGVRSVLSELGDMEVVRVAMHPGSVQGFGQLGRDGVPTFLLPANPVSALVVFEVMVRPLIRLSLGRRHPMRRVVQARTLSPITSVAGRKGYLRGQLMRDQESGEYLVQALGGAPGASSHLLATLAEANCLVVVPSGAEQIRTGEIVDVAFLAQHG, via the coding sequence GTGCGTTCTGTGGAGGAGCAGCAGGCACGGATCTCGGCAGCCGCGGTGGCTCCGAGGCCGATCAAGGTTGCCATCGCCGAGGCACAGGGACTGTTGTGTGCCGAAGAGGTGGTGACCGAACGCCCGTTGCCCGGTTTCGATCAGGCCGCCATCGACGGCTACGCGGTGCGCAGCGTCGACGTGCTCGGAGTCGGTGATTCAGGTCCGGTCGAAGTGGCGTTCGGTGGTGACGGCGGCGAGATTGCCGCCGAGGGTCGTGAGGTCGTGACCCTGCCGGTGATGGGAACCATCGAAGCCGGCGCGCGCACCCCAAGCAGGCTGCAGCCACGCCAGGCGGCCCGCGTGCAGACCGGTGCCCCGCTGCCGACACTCGCCGATGCCGTCCTGCCGTTGCGTTGGACCGACGGTGGCATGAACCGAGTCCGGATCCTGCGCGGCGCGCCGTCGGGCGCCTACGTCCGCCGGGCCGGCGACGACGTGCAGCCCGGCGATGTGGCGGTGCGGTCGGGCACGATTATCGGTGCCGCCCAGGTGGGGCTGCTGGCTGCGGTCGGCCGGGAGCGGGTACTGGTCCATCCACGACCGCGGGTGTCGGTGATGGCCGTCGGGGGTGAACTCGTCGACATCTCCCGGAACCCGGGCAATGGGCAGGTCTACGACGTCAACTCCTACGCCCTGGCCGCCGCCGCCCGCGATGCCGGTGCCGAGGTGAACCGCGTCGGCATCGTCAGCAACGACCCGAAGGAACTCGGTCAGGTGGTCGAGGGCCAGCTCAACCGGGCCGAGGTCCTGGTGATCGCGGGGGGAGTGGGCGGCGCCGCGGCCGAAGGGGTGCGTTCGGTGCTGTCCGAACTTGGCGACATGGAGGTGGTCCGGGTCGCGATGCATCCGGGCTCGGTCCAGGGATTCGGACAACTCGGGCGCGACGGTGTGCCCACCTTTCTGTTGCCGGCCAATCCGGTCAGCGCGCTGGTGGTGTTCGAGGTTATGGTGCGTCCGCTGATCCGTCTTTCGCTGGGGCGACGCCACCCCATGCGCCGGGTGGTGCAGGCGCGCACGCTGTCGCCGATCACCTCAGTGGCGGGACGCAAGGGGTATCTGCGCGGCCAGCTGATGCGTGATCAGGAGAGCGGCGAGTATTTGGTACAGGCGCTGGGTGGCGCGCCCGGGGCGTCGTCGCATCTGCTGGCCACTCTTGCCGAGGCCAACTGCCTGGTGGTGGTTCCCAGCGGGGCCGAGCAGATCCGGACCGGGGAGATCGTCGACGTTGCCTTCCTGGCTCAGCACGGCTGA
- a CDS encoding 5-formyltetrahydrofolate cyclo-ligase, translating into MVDGMADDGGAASKAAWRERLAAGRRGVADDVRAAEAAMLTYHVEQVVTSGITVCAYVPVGSEPGSTGMLDALLSRAGKVLLPVARTSPTDTAQRLWWGEYRSGDLVTARWGLREPPQPWLPPSALAEAALVLLPALAVDRRGVRLGRGRGFYDLSLPLRDPQASLVAVVRDTELVDSLPCEPHDVPMTHALTPALGLIPLPMRE; encoded by the coding sequence ATGGTTGACGGCATGGCGGACGACGGTGGCGCAGCCAGCAAGGCCGCATGGCGGGAACGGCTGGCGGCCGGACGTCGCGGTGTTGCCGACGACGTCCGCGCCGCCGAGGCCGCGATGCTTACCTATCATGTCGAGCAGGTGGTGACCAGCGGGATCACCGTGTGCGCGTATGTGCCAGTGGGGTCGGAGCCGGGCTCGACCGGCATGCTTGACGCGTTGCTGAGCCGTGCCGGGAAGGTGCTGCTGCCGGTGGCACGCACCTCGCCCACCGACACCGCGCAGCGGCTGTGGTGGGGAGAGTACCGATCCGGCGACCTGGTGACGGCGCGATGGGGGCTGCGTGAACCGCCCCAGCCATGGCTTCCGCCGTCGGCCCTGGCCGAGGCTGCTCTGGTACTGCTGCCAGCACTGGCGGTCGACCGGCGCGGCGTGCGGCTGGGCCGAGGACGCGGCTTCTACGACCTGTCCCTCCCACTCCGCGATCCCCAGGCCAGCTTGGTTGCGGTGGTGCGCGACACGGAACTCGTCGACAGCTTGCCGTGCGAACCGCACGATGTGCCAATGACCCATGCGCTCACTCCGGCACTCGGGCTGATCCCGCTGCCGATGCGGGAATGA
- a CDS encoding GNAT family N-acetyltransferase, protein MNLLRSSARHPGWPMTVGPLRVAAGVIRLRAVRMRDGAQWSRIRSADRAHLEPWEPSTDGDWAVRHSAAAWPAVCSSLRAEARKGRMLPYAIELDGQFCGQLTIGNVTHGALRSAWIGYWVSSDCTGGGVATGAVALGLDHCFGPVGLHRVEATVRPENAASRAVLAKVGFREEGLLRRYLEVDRAWRDHLLVGLTVEEVYGSVASTLVRAGRASWA, encoded by the coding sequence GTGAATCTGCTGCGTTCCAGCGCCCGGCATCCGGGCTGGCCGATGACCGTGGGCCCGCTGCGGGTTGCCGCTGGGGTGATCCGGCTGCGGGCGGTGCGGATGCGTGACGGCGCGCAGTGGAGCCGGATTCGGTCGGCCGACCGCGCGCATCTCGAACCGTGGGAACCCAGCACCGACGGCGACTGGGCGGTCCGGCATTCTGCCGCGGCGTGGCCGGCGGTGTGTTCGAGTCTGCGTGCCGAGGCGCGCAAGGGCCGGATGCTGCCGTACGCGATCGAGCTGGATGGGCAGTTCTGCGGGCAGCTAACCATCGGCAATGTCACGCACGGGGCGCTGCGGTCGGCGTGGATTGGCTATTGGGTGTCCAGCGACTGCACCGGCGGCGGGGTGGCGACGGGGGCGGTGGCCCTGGGCTTGGACCATTGCTTCGGCCCGGTGGGGCTGCACCGGGTGGAGGCCACGGTGCGGCCGGAGAACGCGGCCAGCCGCGCGGTACTGGCGAAGGTCGGGTTCCGGGAAGAGGGGCTGTTGCGGCGGTATCTCGAGGTGGACCGGGCCTGGCGCGACCATCTGTTGGTGGGGCTGACGGTCGAAGAGGTCTACGGGTCGGTGGCGTCGACGCTGGTTCGGGCTGGTCGCGCCAGCTGGGCGTAG
- a CDS encoding UTP--glucose-1-phosphate uridylyltransferase, whose amino-acid sequence MSPRSQNPIPLTAIVPAAGLGTRFLPATKTVPKELLPVVDTPGIELVAAEAAEAGAERLVIITSEGKDGVVAHFVEDLVLEGTLEARGKKAMLAKVRRAPALIKVESVVQAEPLGLGHAIGCVEPTLAADEDAVMVLLPDDLVLPTGVLETMSQVRAQYGGTVLCAIEVEPDEISAYGVFDVEPVSDSSNPDVLQVKGMVEKPKTDDAPSLLAAAGRYVLDRAIFDALRRIDRGAGGEVQLTDAIALLISEGHPVHVVVHRGSRHDLGNPGGYLKAAVDFALDRDDYGPELRRWLVARLGLTEQ is encoded by the coding sequence ATGTCTCCACGCTCGCAAAACCCGATCCCGCTCACGGCGATCGTCCCCGCTGCCGGGCTGGGAACGCGGTTTCTTCCCGCGACCAAGACGGTGCCCAAGGAGCTGCTTCCTGTCGTCGACACTCCGGGCATCGAGCTGGTAGCCGCGGAGGCGGCCGAAGCCGGCGCGGAACGGCTGGTGATCATCACCTCCGAAGGCAAAGACGGCGTGGTCGCCCACTTTGTTGAGGACCTGGTGCTGGAGGGCACCCTCGAAGCGCGCGGCAAGAAAGCCATGCTGGCCAAGGTCCGTCGAGCGCCCGCGCTGATCAAGGTTGAGTCGGTGGTACAGGCCGAGCCGCTCGGGTTGGGCCACGCCATCGGCTGCGTGGAGCCGACGCTGGCAGCCGACGAGGACGCGGTGATGGTGCTGCTGCCCGACGACCTGGTGCTCCCAACCGGGGTGTTGGAGACCATGTCGCAGGTGCGGGCGCAATACGGCGGCACCGTGCTGTGCGCCATCGAGGTCGAGCCCGACGAGATCAGCGCTTACGGCGTTTTCGACGTCGAGCCTGTTTCGGACAGCTCGAATCCTGATGTCCTCCAGGTCAAGGGCATGGTGGAGAAGCCCAAGACCGACGACGCGCCATCCCTGCTCGCGGCGGCCGGCCGCTACGTGCTCGACCGGGCGATTTTCGATGCGCTGCGCCGCATCGACCGGGGTGCCGGCGGCGAAGTCCAGCTGACTGATGCGATCGCCTTGCTGATTTCCGAGGGGCACCCGGTCCACGTCGTCGTGCACCGCGGATCCCGACACGACTTGGGAAATCCCGGCGGGTACCTCAAGGCTGCGGTTGACTTTGCCTTGGATCGTGACGACTACGGCCCAGAACTTCGGCGGTGGTTGGTAGCGCGATTGGGCCTGACCGAACAGTAG
- the glpR gene encoding gephyrin-like molybdotransferase receptor GlpR, translating to MPSIPQSLLWISLVVLWLFVLVPMLISKRDAVRRTSDVALATRVLNGGAGSRLLKRTGPAAGHRSDPDWQPEEEWDTDRIDGTYADADKDHDADTDVMVGKRSVVTALTKTDKAEMDTADDYLDVDVVDEDAPALPAGASVAPDGVAPLALKVDASQDDDEPAAEHTAEAEEADESDEDLAEDEYEYVDDSSGLEPEEDDEEEAPLTYASGASRRRRYDNTTAAAVSARKYAFRKRVLVVMALVLIGSAIAAFEVTSLAWWVCGTATTITMFYLAYLRRQTKIEEQVRRRRMRRMARARMGVENTEDRDYDVVPSRLRRPGAVVLEIDDEDPIFEHLDYAVASRNYGWPRDLPRAVGQ from the coding sequence ATGCCAAGCATCCCGCAATCGTTGTTGTGGATCTCGCTTGTGGTGCTCTGGTTGTTCGTGTTGGTGCCGATGCTGATCAGCAAACGCGACGCGGTACGGCGCACCAGCGATGTGGCCTTGGCGACCAGAGTCCTCAATGGTGGCGCCGGCTCTCGCCTGCTCAAACGGACCGGACCCGCGGCCGGTCACCGCAGTGATCCCGACTGGCAGCCCGAAGAGGAGTGGGACACCGACCGCATCGACGGGACCTACGCCGATGCCGACAAGGACCACGACGCCGACACCGACGTGATGGTCGGCAAACGATCTGTGGTCACGGCTCTGACCAAGACTGACAAGGCCGAGATGGACACCGCGGACGACTACCTCGACGTCGACGTCGTCGACGAGGACGCTCCCGCGCTGCCGGCGGGCGCCAGCGTTGCCCCCGACGGTGTCGCACCGCTCGCGCTCAAAGTCGACGCGAGCCAAGACGACGACGAACCAGCCGCTGAGCACACCGCTGAGGCCGAAGAGGCTGACGAGTCCGACGAGGATCTCGCCGAGGACGAATACGAATATGTCGACGACTCTTCGGGTTTGGAGCCGGAGGAGGACGACGAGGAGGAGGCCCCGCTGACCTACGCGTCGGGGGCGTCGCGGCGGCGCCGCTACGACAACACGACGGCCGCGGCGGTCAGTGCCCGCAAGTACGCGTTCCGCAAACGGGTGTTGGTAGTGATGGCGCTGGTCCTGATCGGTTCGGCCATCGCAGCGTTCGAGGTGACGTCGCTCGCCTGGTGGGTGTGCGGGACTGCCACCACGATCACCATGTTCTACCTGGCCTACCTGCGCCGGCAGACCAAGATCGAGGAGCAGGTACGTCGGCGCCGGATGCGGCGGATGGCCCGCGCACGCATGGGTGTGGAGAACACCGAGGATCGCGACTACGACGTGGTGCCCTCGCGGCTGCGGCGCCCGGGTGCGGTGGTCCTCGAGATCGACGACGAGGACCCGATCTTCGAGCACCTCGACTATGCGGTGGCCTCGCGCAACTACGGTTGGCCGCGCGACCTTCCCCGCGCCGTCGGCCAGTAG
- a CDS encoding FAD-dependent oxidoreductase, which produces MRNENAVVCGASIAGLFAARVLSDFYDAVTVVERDKLPEGPSQRRGVSQGRHLHQMLSRGVPYIVDLFPGLLEELEAAGAIVLDSPDDPALFHLGVGDIVFCRSGRFTRSEGTVVFLASRPLLEGIIRRRVRSITNVTFMDGHDVAEMVIGPAGRVTGARVVERATGQELVLTTDLVIDTTGRSARTPAFLEANGYQRPPERRYTIDLSYSSQFFRLAPGTLAERAVLEIPTLDRPEGFGLLPYENGTVIATVIGFAGRKTPKDLPGLLDSISASVPNHVAAALRTGEPIGEVSTQRYPASVWRCYHKLTRFPPGLLVMGDAVCSLNPVYGQGMTSAALQASALQTCISDGSDQLSLRFFRACAETLSPMWRANRFFDFTIVPSDGWQSKPKKFISLAMGKLYVAAATDVVITEALFRQMQLLEHPKEFLRPSLLRRIVAGNRLTATNE; this is translated from the coding sequence ATGCGTAATGAGAACGCAGTGGTCTGCGGCGCGAGTATCGCTGGCCTGTTTGCGGCGCGGGTGCTGTCGGATTTCTACGACGCAGTCACTGTGGTCGAGCGTGACAAGTTGCCGGAAGGCCCATCCCAGCGGCGAGGGGTTTCGCAAGGGCGACATCTGCATCAGATGCTCAGCAGAGGTGTGCCGTACATCGTCGACTTGTTTCCGGGTCTCTTGGAGGAACTCGAAGCGGCAGGTGCCATCGTCCTGGACAGCCCCGACGACCCGGCCCTGTTCCATCTGGGCGTCGGTGACATCGTCTTTTGCCGTTCGGGGCGGTTCACACGATCCGAGGGCACAGTCGTGTTCTTGGCCAGCCGCCCACTGCTGGAAGGGATAATTCGACGGCGGGTGCGGTCGATTACCAACGTCACGTTCATGGATGGCCACGACGTGGCGGAGATGGTGATCGGCCCCGCTGGTCGGGTCACGGGTGCGCGCGTGGTCGAGCGCGCAACCGGCCAGGAACTCGTGCTGACGACTGACCTGGTGATCGACACGACCGGTCGCTCTGCCCGCACCCCCGCGTTCTTGGAGGCTAATGGTTATCAGCGGCCTCCTGAACGCAGGTACACGATCGATCTGAGCTACTCCAGCCAATTCTTCCGCTTGGCACCTGGGACGCTTGCCGAGCGAGCCGTGTTGGAAATTCCCACACTCGACAGGCCGGAGGGTTTTGGGTTGTTGCCCTACGAAAACGGGACCGTCATCGCCACGGTGATCGGGTTTGCTGGCAGGAAGACACCCAAAGACCTGCCAGGCTTACTTGACTCAATTTCCGCGTCGGTGCCGAACCACGTCGCTGCGGCATTACGCACTGGGGAACCGATTGGCGAGGTATCCACTCAGCGGTATCCCGCTAGCGTTTGGCGGTGTTATCACAAGCTCACTCGGTTTCCACCGGGATTACTCGTCATGGGCGACGCCGTATGCAGCCTCAATCCCGTGTACGGCCAAGGGATGACCTCAGCGGCGTTACAAGCTTCGGCGCTCCAAACGTGCATATCCGATGGCAGCGACCAGTTAAGCCTTCGATTCTTTCGCGCCTGCGCCGAGACGTTGTCACCGATGTGGCGGGCGAATCGGTTCTTCGACTTCACCATTGTCCCGTCTGATGGTTGGCAGTCGAAGCCGAAGAAGTTCATTAGTCTCGCAATGGGCAAGCTTTACGTGGCGGCGGCGACCGACGTAGTAATCACCGAGGCGCTATTCAGACAGATGCAACTCCTCGAGCATCCCAAGGAATTTCTTCGGCCGTCCCTGTTGCGCCGGATAGTGGCTGGCAACCGACTGACGGCAACCAACGAGTGA
- a CDS encoding SAF domain-containing protein, with the protein MREPSSLNPTLLSRISTGLRPDWARTMLARRIAAGGLVALAAVAALRSDPERDRVEVLVAAHDLSPGVALTAADVHIEKRLATTIPDGSQTNIQTVLGSTLASPARRGEVLTDVSLLGSRLAESTAGPGARIVPLRLADSALVDLVRVGDVVDVLAAPANESPATARLIATDAVVVLVSTKQKIQAGDNDRVVLVALPARLASTAAAAALAQTVTLILH; encoded by the coding sequence GTGCGGGAACCGTCATCGCTCAATCCCACTCTGCTCAGCCGCATTTCAACGGGACTGCGCCCGGACTGGGCCCGTACCATGCTGGCCCGAAGGATCGCCGCGGGCGGACTCGTGGCGCTGGCCGCGGTGGCGGCACTGCGCTCCGATCCCGAGCGCGATCGCGTCGAGGTGTTGGTGGCCGCGCACGACTTGAGCCCCGGCGTCGCTCTGACCGCAGCCGACGTGCACATCGAAAAGCGTTTGGCAACAACAATTCCCGACGGTTCACAAACCAACATCCAGACGGTGCTCGGCTCGACGCTGGCCAGTCCCGCGCGGCGCGGCGAGGTGCTCACCGACGTCAGCTTGTTGGGCAGCCGGTTGGCCGAGTCGACGGCCGGCCCCGGTGCCCGGATCGTGCCGCTACGCCTGGCCGACAGCGCACTGGTCGACCTGGTCAGGGTCGGCGACGTGGTCGATGTGCTGGCCGCGCCGGCCAACGAATCCCCCGCGACCGCCCGACTGATAGCCACCGATGCGGTGGTGGTGCTGGTCTCTACCAAGCAGAAAATCCAGGCGGGCGACAACGACCGTGTTGTGCTGGTCGCGTTGCCAGCTCGGCTGGCAAGCACGGCTGCCGCTGCAGCACTGGCGCAGACCGTAACCCTCATCCTGCATTGA
- a CDS encoding class I SAM-dependent methyltransferase, which yields MIDNQDRVELTRSLLTQPAVLRHGFLDVLGESTASPVPTFAQLAMNSPFVATVYEQLWRPMSFYLASGVTTGAEQRRAATALRLRGATRLLDVACGPGNFTAPLAEQLTTGSLAVGFDISEPMLTRAVEDNNGPRTCYVRGDARELPFDDETFDAVCCFGALYLIPDPFQVAQEMVRVLAPGGRIAILTSYSGQPQPLSFALSAGARLIGLTMFDSDAFVDLFISAGLVGVEQQTQRVLQFVTATKPS from the coding sequence ATGATCGATAACCAGGATCGAGTGGAGTTGACGCGCAGTCTGCTCACCCAGCCCGCTGTGCTGCGGCACGGCTTCCTCGATGTGCTCGGCGAATCGACCGCCTCCCCCGTGCCCACGTTTGCCCAGCTCGCGATGAACAGCCCGTTCGTCGCCACCGTCTATGAACAGTTGTGGCGCCCGATGTCGTTCTACCTGGCCAGCGGTGTCACCACCGGCGCCGAACAGCGGCGCGCGGCGACAGCCCTGCGGTTGCGCGGTGCCACCAGGCTGCTCGATGTCGCATGTGGGCCAGGAAATTTCACCGCGCCGCTGGCCGAGCAACTAACCACGGGAAGCCTCGCGGTCGGATTCGACATCTCCGAGCCGATGCTGACCCGCGCGGTTGAAGATAACAACGGACCGCGGACCTGCTACGTGCGCGGTGACGCCCGCGAATTGCCGTTCGACGATGAAACTTTCGACGCGGTGTGCTGTTTCGGCGCTCTGTACCTGATTCCCGATCCGTTCCAGGTAGCGCAGGAAATGGTGCGGGTGCTGGCCCCCGGTGGGCGCATCGCCATCCTGACCAGCTATTCCGGTCAGCCGCAACCGCTCAGCTTCGCGCTGAGCGCCGGCGCGCGCCTCATCGGGCTCACCATGTTCGACAGTGACGCTTTTGTGGACCTGTTCATCTCGGCTGGTCTGGTCGGCGTGGAGCAGCAGACCCAACGCGTGTTGCAGTTCGTGACCGCCACCAAGCCGAGCTGA
- a CDS encoding GNAT family N-acetyltransferase, which yields MAELTGMGVEELARMDIFRDCPTQDLLPLASRLAPLSAPAGQVLMRQGEQAVSFLLIASGSAEVMHVGADNTVIIEQAVPGMIVGEIALLRDIPRTATIATIEPLTGWVGDRGALNEMVHIPGIMDRLVRTVRQRLAAFITPIPVRLRDGSELMLRPVLPGDSERTVHGHVHFSSETIYRRFMSARAPSLAMMHYLAEVDYVDHFVWVMVDGSDPVADARFVRDQEDPTVAEIAFTVADAYQGRGIGTFLIDALSVAARVDGVERFSARMLSDNLPMRTIMDRAGAVWQREDVGVIATIIDVPSELKIDDSMAEQIKQVARQVIDVLS from the coding sequence ATGGCCGAATTGACCGGCATGGGGGTCGAAGAACTCGCGCGGATGGACATTTTCCGGGACTGCCCGACGCAGGATTTGCTGCCGCTGGCGTCCCGACTAGCCCCCCTGTCTGCCCCGGCTGGCCAAGTGCTGATGCGGCAGGGCGAGCAGGCGGTGTCATTCCTGCTCATCGCGTCGGGAAGTGCCGAGGTGATGCACGTCGGCGCCGACAACACGGTGATCATCGAACAGGCGGTGCCTGGCATGATCGTCGGCGAAATTGCTTTGCTGCGCGATATCCCGCGAACGGCCACGATCGCCACCATCGAACCGCTCACCGGCTGGGTCGGCGACCGGGGCGCCTTGAACGAGATGGTGCACATTCCCGGCATCATGGACCGGCTGGTGCGTACGGTTCGACAGCGACTGGCCGCCTTCATCACACCGATTCCGGTGCGGCTGCGCGACGGATCCGAGCTGATGCTGCGTCCGGTTCTGCCCGGCGACAGCGAACGAACCGTGCACGGGCACGTCCACTTCTCCAGCGAAACCATCTACCGACGGTTCATGTCGGCGCGCGCGCCCAGCCTGGCGATGATGCACTATCTGGCAGAAGTCGACTACGTCGACCACTTCGTCTGGGTGATGGTCGACGGCAGCGACCCGGTAGCAGACGCGCGATTCGTACGCGACCAGGAAGACCCGACGGTCGCCGAGATCGCCTTCACCGTCGCCGACGCCTATCAGGGACGTGGCATCGGAACGTTTCTGATCGACGCACTCTCGGTGGCCGCCCGCGTCGACGGCGTCGAAAGATTCTCCGCGCGAATGCTTTCCGACAACCTACCGATGCGCACCATCATGGACCGCGCCGGCGCCGTGTGGCAGCGCGAGGACGTGGGGGTGATCGCCACCATCATCGACGTGCCCAGCGAACTGAAGATCGACGATTCGATGGCCGAACAGATTAAGCAGGTCGCTCGCCAGGTCATCGACGTCCTCAGCTGA
- a CDS encoding FmdB family zinc ribbon protein, translated as MPTYSYACTECGHRFDKVQAFTDDALTTCEQCSGRLRKLFNSVGVVFKGSGFYRTDSREASKAEKSSTNGSSSSSDSGSSATSTSSDSKSSASSEKSSSAAASTAAAS; from the coding sequence GTGCCCACGTACAGCTACGCGTGCACCGAGTGCGGCCACCGCTTCGACAAGGTGCAGGCATTCACCGACGACGCGCTGACCACCTGTGAGCAGTGCTCCGGCCGGCTGCGCAAGTTGTTCAACTCGGTCGGGGTCGTTTTCAAGGGCAGCGGGTTCTACCGCACCGACAGCCGTGAGGCGAGCAAGGCGGAGAAGAGTTCGACCAACGGGTCCTCGTCTTCGAGCGACTCCGGGTCCAGTGCCACGTCCACGTCGAGCGACAGCAAGTCATCCGCATCGAGCGAGAAGTCGAGCAGCGCCGCCGCGTCGACGGCCGCCGCTTCGTAA
- a CDS encoding helix-turn-helix transcriptional regulator produces MSPAPKVIVESTVLLDTRDLDEAEIALSANYSKIRINATTDSAPTSIRIERSLFGSIGIDAIDYGCGFSYEMDPPESIVISGVVSGALQASHQRQATFCWPGEVYVFGAQDGKGYRGQVRAGHYRNLVVERSILDRVAVPWGEPVQLTGSTPVSAAANRYLFDCIEYLRRAAAGDADQNPLIRGGVEQYLAALLLGSFPSTASPEPASAELRGGTPQLLRRAMGFIEENARADISLADIAATVHVTPRTLQYAFRKHRDCTPTEYLRLVRLHHAHRDLLTANGTVATVGEIAHRWGFAHLGRFAGYYSDEFGQSPQVTLRIGRVPLTG; encoded by the coding sequence GTGTCCCCTGCTCCGAAGGTCATTGTGGAATCCACGGTCCTGCTTGACACACGCGATCTCGACGAGGCCGAGATCGCGCTTAGTGCCAACTACTCCAAAATTCGCATCAACGCGACTACCGACAGTGCGCCCACCTCGATCCGGATCGAGCGGAGCTTGTTCGGTTCCATCGGCATCGATGCCATCGACTACGGATGCGGCTTCAGCTACGAGATGGACCCGCCGGAATCGATTGTCATCAGCGGTGTGGTCTCCGGCGCGCTTCAAGCCAGCCATCAGCGGCAGGCGACTTTCTGCTGGCCCGGCGAGGTCTACGTGTTCGGCGCGCAAGACGGCAAAGGTTATAGGGGCCAAGTTCGTGCTGGTCACTACCGCAACCTGGTCGTCGAGCGGTCCATCCTTGACAGAGTCGCCGTGCCGTGGGGCGAACCCGTCCAGCTGACCGGTTCGACTCCGGTGTCGGCGGCGGCAAACCGGTACCTCTTCGACTGCATCGAATACCTGCGGCGCGCCGCGGCGGGCGACGCAGACCAGAACCCGTTGATCCGCGGCGGTGTGGAGCAATATCTGGCAGCGCTGTTGTTGGGGTCCTTCCCCAGCACCGCATCTCCGGAACCAGCCAGTGCGGAGTTGCGTGGCGGCACACCGCAACTGCTGCGCCGCGCGATGGGGTTCATCGAAGAGAACGCCCGCGCTGACATCTCGCTCGCGGATATTGCCGCGACGGTGCACGTCACGCCACGGACGCTGCAGTACGCGTTTCGCAAGCACCGCGATTGCACCCCGACCGAATACCTACGGCTGGTGCGGCTACACCACGCCCACCGCGACCTGCTGACCGCCAACGGCACCGTGGCCACCGTGGGCGAGATCGCCCACCGCTGGGGATTCGCGCATTTGGGGCGCTTCGCCGGTTACTACAGCGACGAGTTCGGCCAAAGCCCGCAGGTCACGCTGCGCATTGGCCGAGTGCCGCTAACTGGTTGA